The genomic region AGAAAAGGTTGCGAAGTGAAACCCCTGATCATCGTTGGAGGAGGCATTGCCGGGAGTGCTCTGGCCTACTTTGCAACCAAGGAAGGTCTGGAGACTGTTCTGGTGGATGCAGGAAAGCATGCCGCAAGTGACGTGCCGAGTGCCCTGATCAATGCTGTGCGCGGACAGAATGGTCATGTGGTGGAAGGAGGGCTTGAGGGAGCCCGTTTCACCTTTGCCCTGCTGGATGAGCTCAGTGCAGCAGGTTTTGAGGTTCCCCACTCCAGAGCAGGCATCTACCGCCCGGTTCCTGATGAAAAGACCTTCCTGAAGTGGATGAAGAACCTTCCTGAGAATTATCCCCATGAGTGGCTGGAACAGGCCCCCGCAGAAGTTCATTTGCAGGAGCACTGGTACAGGGTGCTTTATCTGCCTGTGGGTGGATGGGTCGATGGTCAGGCGTTCTGTGCAGCCCTGCGCATTGCAAGTGGAGCCAGGGTCATCCGGCAGACAGCTGTAAGCATCGTTCCAGACAGGGTGGTCTTGCAGGATCAAACTGCTCTGGAGGGCACAGTGGTATTCTGCGGAGGGAGTTACGGGGCCTCACAGGCAGGTTTTGCAGGCACCCACAGAAGGGGCAGCCTGCTTTTGCTTCAGGACACGCTCTCTCCCCTGCCCGTGAGTTTTGGCATTTATGCCACACCAGCACGCAAAGGAGGTGTTCTCGGGTCCACATTTGAAACGCCTGAAGACCGCTGCAGCCCACAGGGCCTGCCCCTGAAGTCACTGAACTGGCTGCTGGAGAAAGCCCGGCTCACCTTCAGAACCCTGGAACCGAACTTCAGTGGGGTGTGGACCGGTGTGAGGTACTCTGGAGCTACCCTGCCTGAAGGCCTCCTCACCCTCACTGCCCTGGGGTCCAAGGGATTTCTGCTGGGGCCGAAGCTGGCCCGGGATATGGTCCAACAGACACTAATACCGTTACTACACCAGTAAACGATCCAAAAAAAAAGCCCATGTGTCAGACCCCCGGCGTTCCCTATTCAGTGACATGGTGGGGAGTGTACACCGCATTAACATAAGAACGTTTGAGGAGGTACACCATTTATGGCGAAACACCGCATCTGCATCATTGAAGGCGACGGCATCGGACACGAAGTGATCCCTGCAGCCGTTCGCGTGCTCGAGGCCACCGGCCTGGATCTCGAATTTGTCACTGCCCACGCAGGCTATGAATACTTCCTGGACCACGGCACCACCGTTCCGGAAGCCACCCTGGAAGCCGTGGAGAACACCGACGCCACCCTGTTCGGTGCAGCCACCAGCCCCAGCAAGAAAGTGGAAGGCTTCAAAGGGGCCATCCGCTTCATGCGCCGCCACTTCGACCTGTACGCCAACGTCCGTCCCACCAAGACCCGTCCTGTAGATGGTGCATACCAGAACGTGGACCTGATCCTGGTGCGGGAAAACACCGAAGGCCTCTACGTGGAGAAAGAGCGCGTCGAGGGGGACAAAGCCATCGCAGAAGCCCACATCAGCAAGCGGGCCAGTGAGCGCATCGGCAAGTACGCCATTGACCTCGCCATGAAGCGCCGCAAGAAACTGGCTGTGGTCCACAAGGCCAACGTGCTGCCTGTCACCCAGGGCCTGTTCCTGAACACCATCATGGAAGAAGCCAAAAAAGTGGACGGCCTGCAGAGCTGGGACGTGATTGTGGACAACTGCGCCATGCAGCTTGTGCGCAACCCCTCCCAGTACGATGTGCTGGTCGCCACCAACATGTTCGGGGACATCCTCTCTGACCTCGCAGCAGGTCTGGTGGGCGGTCTGGGCATCGCTGCCTCCGGCAACATCGGCGACAAACACGCCATCTTCGAAAGCGTGCACGGCTCCGCTCCCGACATCGCTGGCAAGGGCATCTCCAACCCCACCGCCACCATCCTGAGCGCTGTGATGATGCTGGAGCACCTCGGGGAGTACGAAACTGCTGGCCGCATTTCCAATGCCATCGACAAAGTGCTCACCGAAGGTCCCCGCACCGGAGACCTGGGCGGCACCGCCAACACCCAGCAGTTCACCGACGCTGTGATCAAAGCTCTGGGCTGAACCCAACCTTTCCAGTCCCTCCTGTGCAAACACAGGAGGGGTTTTTCTGTGAGATTCCAGTGAGCCAGAACGCAATAGAATCAGGCATGAAGACTTTCATTATCACCAACCAAAAAATGAATCGTTTGCAATTGTTCTGGTTGCACCTGCAAATGACCTGGAAGATCAGGGCCGCAGTGCCTGCATTCTTGACGGACAGTGCATGGTCAGGCACCCTGGAGCCAGACGGCACTTTGATCGGCATGACCATCGACACCCGCAGAGGACACCTGCTGGAAATGAGTCGATCTCAGCTTGTGATTTACGATCTCCAGACCGGAAAAAGACTCAGAACGCTGCAACCAGACTGGATTGGACAGGTGGCCTACCATCCAGATGATGTGCTGATTGTCTCGGGTTCAGAACGCACCTGGGTGGTTTCTGCAGAAACTTTTGAAATCCTTCACGAGCATCCATGGGGCGGATGGGTGAGCAAAGACGGGTCGAAAGTCATCACGCAAGAACATGAGCAGGGGGTCCATGATGCCATATCAGGGCAGGTTCTGTGTACCCTCCCTTTTGATCCGCAAGTGATCAGGTGTGTGGATTTCAGTGAGGATGGGCGGTATGGCCTGCAAGCTGTCTCAAGGGATGCAGGAAAAACCTGGCTGTCCCAGATTGTGGATCTCTCAGATGGAACGGTCAAGACCACCCTTCCAGTCTTCATCCATCCTGAGCGGAAGGACCAGAATGGACCCTGTGTTCTGAGCCATGACGCAGAAAACCATGTGCTGGCCGTTGGATACCGCAATCACATGCTGCAGATTCTGGACACGCGAAGCTGGAATCCCATGCATGTGCTTGACCTCTACGGTGAAGCAGAAGGATATGTGGGTCTGCACCTGAGAGATGGAGTCCTGCACTACCTGACCCCCAACCATCTGGGAAGGTTTGACCTCTCAACCGGAGAACACCAGCAGACTTCCTGCCAGAGCCATGGATTTGAAAAATTCCTTTACCATCTGGGGATGTGGGTGCTGCAAACCTACACCATGTGTTCTGCACTGACGGGAAGCAAGATCCTCTGGGAACACCAGAATCAAAGAGATCTTCCAGCAGAGGAGTGCACGTTGCACCTGAAGGTGAGCCGTCCCGAAAGTTTTTTTTCAGGTCATCTCAGGTGGCAAGGCCAGAGCTTTGCAGTCTCAGGAACCCTTGAGGCCCAGCATCATCCCCTGATGCGTCAGCAGCGAACCTCAATTCGCCTGCAGGGTGTTTTGAAAGCAGAAGATGGCACGCTCTGGGGACGCCTGTCTCTGAACGTGCATCCTCCCCAGAAGGAGCAATCGCACCCTGCGCTGTCCTGTTCCATCTGGCAGGACCAGAAGTGGTGCAGTGGGATCTTTGTGCCTTTGAACCTTTAAGTAGAGTCTGAAACAGATGCCCTTTGCAACCCCAGTGCTGTCAGTCCCAGACTGTCACAACCTTCCTGGGTGGGGAGGGCACACCAGCCTTTGACTGCACATTTTTCACAACCCGTCTGTTTGGTGGTGACCCACTGCACGTAACCCCGCATCTGCAGCATCTGGATCATGCCTGAGAGGGCCTCTTCACTGACCCCGAGGTGCAGAGCAAGGCGCTCAGGCTTTTGAGGACCGGTTTTCAGGAGGTGCAGGATATGGTCCAGTGGCCCTATCGTGCCATTCACAAAAACCCCTTGAAGAACTGGTAGGTCAGAACGGCCAGCAACCATGCTGTGACGATCTGGTAGGTCACCGTGATCCAGGCAACCTTTCTCCCCTGCTCGTTGGCAATGGCGGTGATGGTGGCCACACAGGGCGTATAGAGCAGCACAAAAACCAGATAGGCCAGTCCAGAGGCAGCTGTGAATCCATGACGGAGGGCAGCAATGAGGTTGTTTTGCGAACTGTCAGGAGCATCCACTGAGAAAGACGGGAGGGCCATCAGGCCTGGAATGGCAGCCACGGACTGTTGAACAGCAATCCAGAGCCCGGAAAGCAGGTGCTCAAGACCTTGCAAGACACCAAAGGGAGCCACTGCAGTGGTCTGCTGACCCAGGTAAATCTGCCCCAGGGTTCCCACCACCACTTCTTTTGCCACAAAACCTGGAATCAGGGCACCTGTGGCCTGCCAGGTGTCAAAGCCTGCCCAGCGGAAGATGGGGGCAGTCAGGGCACTCACCCAGCCAAAAAGTGAGTTTTCAGGTGCAACTGCTGCGAAGTGCCCTCCCATTTGAACAGGAATCGACAGGGTGAGCCAGACCAGGACCACAGCCATGAGTACGGTGGTTCCTGCCCGCCGTACAAAAGCTGCTGTGCGTCTGGAACCCTGTTTCCACAACACCTGCCTTGCGGGCAACCGGTAAGGGGGAAGTTCCAGCACAGTCACCGAGCCTGTGGTGGGCAGCATGCGGGTGATGAGTGCTGCAAAACCCAGAGCAACCACCAGACCCAGCACGTACATTCCCCACACCACCCAGCTTGCGTAACCTGCAAACAGGGCTGCACTGAAAACCACATATACAGGCAGTCGGGCCGAGCAGGACATGAAGGGCACGACCATGCTGGTGACCAGACGGGCCCCTGGGCTTTCCAGGGTGCGGGTGGCATACACTGCGGGTACATTGCAGCCAAAGCCCAGAATCATCGGAATGAAGGCCTTGCCATCCAGGCCCACCGAGCGCATCAGGCGATCCATCAGGAAGGCGGCGCGGGCCATGTATCCGCTGTCCTCCAGAAAACTCATGGCGAGGTAAAGCACCAGCAAGGTGGGAAGAAAGGCCAGAACGGTTCCAACCCCTGGAATCACGGCACCCAGCAAAACCGAACTGACTGTTGATGGGGCATGCAGCATGTGCAACACAGCTGAGACCCACCCAGAAACAGTGTCCTGCAGAGGCCCTCCAATGAAATCCACAAAAGGCTGGGCCACACTGAAGGTCAGGCGGAACACGCCAAGCATCAAAAGCAGAAACACGGGGATGCCCAGAATCCGGTGAAGCAGGAGCGCATCCAG from Deinococcus cellulosilyticus NBRC 106333 = KACC 11606 harbors:
- a CDS encoding NAD(P)/FAD-dependent oxidoreductase is translated as MKPLIIVGGGIAGSALAYFATKEGLETVLVDAGKHAASDVPSALINAVRGQNGHVVEGGLEGARFTFALLDELSAAGFEVPHSRAGIYRPVPDEKTFLKWMKNLPENYPHEWLEQAPAEVHLQEHWYRVLYLPVGGWVDGQAFCAALRIASGARVIRQTAVSIVPDRVVLQDQTALEGTVVFCGGSYGASQAGFAGTHRRGSLLLLQDTLSPLPVSFGIYATPARKGGVLGSTFETPEDRCSPQGLPLKSLNWLLEKARLTFRTLEPNFSGVWTGVRYSGATLPEGLLTLTALGSKGFLLGPKLARDMVQQTLIPLLHQ
- a CDS encoding isocitrate/isopropylmalate dehydrogenase family protein, producing MAKHRICIIEGDGIGHEVIPAAVRVLEATGLDLEFVTAHAGYEYFLDHGTTVPEATLEAVENTDATLFGAATSPSKKVEGFKGAIRFMRRHFDLYANVRPTKTRPVDGAYQNVDLILVRENTEGLYVEKERVEGDKAIAEAHISKRASERIGKYAIDLAMKRRKKLAVVHKANVLPVTQGLFLNTIMEEAKKVDGLQSWDVIVDNCAMQLVRNPSQYDVLVATNMFGDILSDLAAGLVGGLGIAASGNIGDKHAIFESVHGSAPDIAGKGISNPTATILSAVMMLEHLGEYETAGRISNAIDKVLTEGPRTGDLGGTANTQQFTDAVIKALG
- a CDS encoding WD40 repeat domain-containing protein, whose protein sequence is MKTFIITNQKMNRLQLFWLHLQMTWKIRAAVPAFLTDSAWSGTLEPDGTLIGMTIDTRRGHLLEMSRSQLVIYDLQTGKRLRTLQPDWIGQVAYHPDDVLIVSGSERTWVVSAETFEILHEHPWGGWVSKDGSKVITQEHEQGVHDAISGQVLCTLPFDPQVIRCVDFSEDGRYGLQAVSRDAGKTWLSQIVDLSDGTVKTTLPVFIHPERKDQNGPCVLSHDAENHVLAVGYRNHMLQILDTRSWNPMHVLDLYGEAEGYVGLHLRDGVLHYLTPNHLGRFDLSTGEHQQTSCQSHGFEKFLYHLGMWVLQTYTMCSALTGSKILWEHQNQRDLPAEECTLHLKVSRPESFFSGHLRWQGQSFAVSGTLEAQHHPLMRQQRTSIRLQGVLKAEDGTLWGRLSLNVHPPQKEQSHPALSCSIWQDQKWCSGIFVPLNL
- the feoB gene encoding ferrous iron transport protein B → MTVAMQARTVLVIGNPNVGKTTLINALAGTHLKVGNWSGVTVEKREARFDLHGTSIHLTDLPGAYSLSPQTPEELIARTALLDSAPDLIVNVLDAGQLERNLYLTLQLLEFRLPMVVALNLMDEARNKGLSIDPRKLEQELGVPVIEMVASQGKGVQDLKKHMLHPPAQPGYQVKPPPALLESIKHLCKAMAPHPKLLPYARPFLASMLLEGDATLRSRLTITGHQDVVADADRLLQDLSGKGIDPFMDLADQRYSEAHRIAGAAITTAEKRRTLTERLDALLLHRILGIPVFLLLMLGVFRLTFSVAQPFVDFIGGPLQDTVSGWVSAVLHMLHAPSTVSSVLLGAVIPGVGTVLAFLPTLLVLYLAMSFLEDSGYMARAAFLMDRLMRSVGLDGKAFIPMILGFGCNVPAVYATRTLESPGARLVTSMVVPFMSCSARLPVYVVFSAALFAGYASWVVWGMYVLGLVVALGFAALITRMLPTTGSVTVLELPPYRLPARQVLWKQGSRRTAAFVRRAGTTVLMAVVLVWLTLSIPVQMGGHFAAVAPENSLFGWVSALTAPIFRWAGFDTWQATGALIPGFVAKEVVVGTLGQIYLGQQTTAVAPFGVLQGLEHLLSGLWIAVQQSVAAIPGLMALPSFSVDAPDSSQNNLIAALRHGFTAASGLAYLVFVLLYTPCVATITAIANEQGRKVAWITVTYQIVTAWLLAVLTYQFFKGFL